The following are from one region of the Vicia villosa cultivar HV-30 ecotype Madison, WI unplaced genomic scaffold, Vvil1.0 ctg.001503F_1_1, whole genome shotgun sequence genome:
- the LOC131635527 gene encoding uncharacterized protein LOC131635527 has translation MADNNNIPTADPFLLDELIEESSRELASRRREDRRRQRSGHETRDTQLVQVLQQVQNVDHVPPEGHTQNGGGTSGPEHAQNVNETDPRDGQHASSFTHTSERRRTRHVEEEEQLDIPEDADPITVRLLKEIQLTNSLLRIQDDRIHDLERQRRRRSSPRKRYRSRSYSSSRSPPRRYRRRSPSSSRSPPRRHRRRRTRSRSPARKNRKNQKPETAGQKSPSPEDGRRGLPKLHWMTTGGQPAQQAPPFARSE, from the coding sequence atggctgacaacaacaacatcccaaccGCCGACCCTTTCCTCCTTGAcgagctgatcgaggaatcctcccgcgagctGGCTAGCCGTCGTCGGGAGGATCGTCGGCGACAGAGGTCCGGGCATGAGACCCGGGACACCCAGCTGGTGCAGGTCCTTCAGCAAGTCCAGAATGTCGATCATGTTCCTCCCGAGGGGCACACCCAGAACGGCGGCGGCACCAGTGGGCCAGAACATGCCCAAAATGTGAACGAAACCGACCCCCGAGACGGGCAACATGCCTCCTctttcacccacacctccgaaaGGAGAAGGACCCGCCATGTGGAAGAGGAAGAACAGCTCGATATTCCCGAAGATgctgaccccatcaccgtccgACTGCTGAAAGAAATACAATTGACGAACAGCCTCCTCAGAATTCAGGATGACCGAATTCATGACCTGGAAAGACAGCGACGACGTCGCTCCTCTCCGAGGAAGCGCTACAGGTCACGCTCTTATTCTTCCTCGCGCTCACCAccgagaagataccgtcggcgttccccaTCCTCTTCAAGGTCCCcaccgagaagacatcgccgccgAAGAACTCGTTCCCGTTCTCCAGCCAGGAAGAACAGGAAGAATCAGAAGCCTGAAACCGCCGGGCAGAAAAGCCCCTCCCCTGAAGATGGCCGTCGAGGGCTCCCAAAGCTGCATTGGATGACAACCGGGGGACAACCGGCGCAACAGGCACCACCATTCGCCAGGTCCGAGTGA